A single genomic interval of Flavobacteriales bacterium harbors:
- a CDS encoding transcriptional regulator translates to MPFAPLDPVLHNQLRLAVVSLLVSVERADFNFLLEKTGATRGNLSVQISKLKEAGYIQVTKGMRDNYPNTMCRLTPEGLRAFEEYVKAIKGYLGRP, encoded by the coding sequence ATGCCCTTCGCACCGCTTGATCCCGTCCTGCACAACCAGTTGCGGCTGGCGGTGGTGAGCTTGCTCGTCTCCGTGGAGCGCGCGGACTTCAACTTCCTGCTGGAGAAGACCGGTGCCACGCGCGGCAACCTCAGTGTGCAGATCAGCAAGCTGAAGGAGGCCGGCTACATCCAGGTGACCAAGGGCATGCGCGACAACTATCCCAATACCATGTGCCGGTTGACACCGGAAGGGTTGCGTGCGTTCGAGGAATACGTGAAGGCGATCAAAGGATATCTGGGTCGACCATGA
- a CDS encoding DUF3108 domain-containing protein, producing MDIMIRDGLLVGTLVLGFGPGRAQLPVPVSAMGGGAELRTVDHNAFRPGEKLTYVVHYGLMDAGEAVLELQESDLRMEGRPLLHAKGVGRSLGAFNLFYKVDDRYDTWFDRDGVFPWIFKRSVSEGGYEFSQDYVYLQHKQVVTTQKQRSHAVPLHVQDMLSAFYYARTLDLSSVTPGQEFTIPCFLDDELWPLRMRFIGRETIKIRNGRYRCLKFQPVVQEGRIFATNDDLNVWITDDGNRIPVLAQAKVLVGSIKMELSGHEGLVHPIAKVK from the coding sequence GTGGACATCATGATCCGTGACGGACTGCTGGTCGGAACGCTGGTGCTGGGCTTTGGTCCTGGCCGGGCGCAGCTGCCGGTCCCCGTGAGCGCGATGGGCGGGGGGGCCGAGCTCCGCACCGTGGACCACAACGCCTTCCGGCCCGGCGAAAAGCTCACCTACGTGGTGCACTACGGCCTGATGGATGCCGGCGAGGCCGTGCTGGAGCTGCAGGAGAGCGACCTCCGCATGGAGGGCCGTCCACTGCTGCATGCCAAGGGGGTGGGTCGCAGCCTGGGGGCCTTCAACCTCTTCTACAAGGTGGACGACCGCTACGACACCTGGTTCGACCGCGATGGCGTGTTCCCCTGGATCTTCAAGCGCAGCGTGAGCGAGGGGGGCTACGAGTTCTCGCAGGACTACGTGTACCTGCAGCACAAGCAGGTGGTGACCACCCAGAAGCAGCGCAGCCATGCCGTGCCGCTTCACGTGCAGGACATGCTCAGCGCCTTCTACTACGCCCGTACGCTCGACCTCTCGAGCGTGACCCCGGGCCAGGAGTTCACCATCCCCTGCTTCCTGGACGATGAACTGTGGCCGCTGCGCATGCGCTTCATCGGCCGCGAAACGATCAAGATCCGCAACGGCCGCTATCGCTGCCTCAAGTTCCAACCGGTGGTGCAGGAGGGCCGCATCTTCGCCACCAACGACGACCTCAACGTGTGGATCACCGACGACGGCAACCGCATCCCGGTGCTGGCCCAGGCCAAGGTGCTGGTGGGTTCCATCAAGATGGAGCTCAGTGGCCATGAGGGGCTTGTGCACCCGATCGCCAAGGTGAAGTAG
- a CDS encoding peptidoglycan DD-metalloendopeptidase family protein: MRRIRLWGSLAGMLLLVLGIVLTVDLTPPVEYVPEQVAVLASDTVPDPPSAYGIPLDGFVVERSKVRSGSTFGDLLAAHGIPYPLVDSLVRMAEGTFDVRRMRAGHPIAFIFTDDAHRQLRYFVYEADAVEHVVFTTTLPLDVHVHRRPVSTAERAVEVEVTGALYNDLARAGVDPLLSLQLAEVFAWTVDFYRIQKGDRFTVVFLERHVDGSPYGDPQVLAARYSSGGLEREAFHFAPDSAKGGYFDAEGHSLRKAFLQAPLKYSRISSGFSKRRFHPVQKRFKAHLGTDYAAPYGTPIQAVGDGVVEKAGYTAGNGNYVKLRHNGTYSTQYLHMRRILVRAGQRVRQGETIGEVGSTGLATGPHVCFRFWKNGHQVDHRREEFPSADPVAPAHREAFMRERDRLMSALAQAGGKEVQSVVF; encoded by the coding sequence ATGAGGAGGATCCGACTGTGGGGCTCATTGGCCGGCATGCTGCTGCTGGTGCTCGGCATCGTGTTGACCGTGGACCTGACACCGCCGGTGGAGTACGTGCCCGAGCAGGTCGCGGTGCTGGCCTCGGACACCGTACCCGACCCACCGAGCGCCTATGGAATACCGCTGGATGGTTTCGTCGTGGAACGGAGCAAGGTGCGCAGCGGCAGCACCTTCGGCGACCTGCTGGCCGCGCACGGCATCCCGTATCCGCTGGTGGACAGCCTGGTGCGGATGGCCGAGGGCACCTTCGACGTGCGGCGCATGCGGGCCGGTCATCCCATCGCCTTCATCTTCACCGATGATGCGCACCGCCAGCTCCGCTACTTCGTGTACGAGGCCGACGCCGTGGAGCATGTGGTCTTCACCACCACGCTGCCATTGGACGTTCACGTGCACCGCCGTCCGGTGTCCACCGCCGAGCGTGCCGTGGAGGTGGAGGTGACCGGTGCGCTATACAACGACCTGGCGCGCGCCGGCGTGGATCCGTTGCTGAGCCTGCAGCTGGCCGAGGTCTTCGCCTGGACGGTGGACTTCTACCGCATCCAGAAGGGCGACCGCTTCACCGTGGTCTTCCTGGAGCGCCATGTGGACGGATCGCCGTACGGCGATCCGCAGGTGCTGGCGGCACGTTACAGCAGCGGTGGCCTGGAGCGCGAGGCCTTCCATTTCGCTCCGGACAGTGCAAAGGGCGGCTACTTCGACGCGGAAGGCCACAGCCTGCGCAAGGCCTTCCTCCAGGCGCCCTTGAAGTACAGCCGGATCAGTTCGGGCTTCAGCAAACGGCGATTCCACCCGGTGCAGAAGAGGTTCAAGGCCCACCTGGGCACCGACTACGCCGCGCCTTATGGTACACCGATACAGGCGGTGGGTGATGGCGTGGTGGAAAAGGCGGGCTACACCGCCGGCAACGGCAACTATGTGAAGCTGCGCCACAACGGCACGTACAGCACCCAGTACCTGCACATGCGCAGGATCCTCGTGCGAGCGGGTCAGCGGGTACGCCAGGGCGAAACGATCGGCGAGGTGGGCAGCACGGGCCTGGCCACGGGCCCGCATGTGTGTTTCCGGTTCTGGAAGAACGGGCATCAGGTGGATCACCGCAGAGAGGAGTTCCCCAGCGCCGATCCCGTGGCGCCCGCTCACCGCGAAGCGTTCATGCGCGAACGCGACCGCCTGATGAGCGCCCTGGCCCAGGCCGGCGGCAAGGAGGTTCAGTCCGTGGTGTTCTGA
- a CDS encoding DUF2306 domain-containing protein: MKEIASYTFLSWAHLGPALLAMVFGALVLLRRKGTRGHRRTGYVYVAGMVVLNTTAFGMYRLFGTFGPFHVAAVVSALTVLAGMRAIRSRPRTVRQVELHLVFMYWSVLGLYAAFFSEVMVRVRINATFMVLVSIATAATILLGALFQNRLVRRWSAEVQGARPE, from the coding sequence ATGAAGGAGATCGCTTCATACACGTTCCTCAGCTGGGCACACCTTGGTCCGGCCCTGCTGGCGATGGTGTTCGGCGCGCTGGTCCTGCTGCGCCGCAAGGGCACCCGGGGCCACCGGCGGACCGGATACGTGTATGTCGCCGGCATGGTGGTGTTGAACACCACCGCGTTCGGCATGTACCGGTTGTTCGGGACCTTCGGTCCGTTCCACGTGGCCGCCGTGGTGAGCGCGCTCACCGTGCTCGCTGGAATGCGCGCCATCCGGTCGCGGCCGCGCACCGTGCGCCAGGTGGAGTTGCACCTCGTCTTCATGTACTGGTCCGTGCTCGGGCTGTACGCGGCCTTCTTCTCCGAGGTGATGGTGCGCGTGCGCATCAATGCCACGTTCATGGTGCTGGTGTCGATCGCCACCGCAGCCACCATCCTCCTCGGCGCCCTGTTCCAGAACCGCCTCGTCCGCCGGTGGAGCGCCGAGGTGCAGGGCGCACGGCCCGAGTGA
- a CDS encoding NAD-dependent dehydratase: MPSLLIAGATGLVGRSVLEQALADPRWDRVVALARKPLAPHPRLEVWTGDPDLLGGLRAQRVDAVLIALGTTMRQVGGDRTRFRHVDHELVLGIGRWARAIGVPMCGVVSAVGADARSAFFYNRVKGEMEAGLRALGFPALHVFHPSILTGPRAELRVGERIGIALTAVVAALLPDRYKPMPHDVLASALLCAARHPGTGVHVHHHAAIRRMAGQNTTD, translated from the coding sequence ATGCCTTCCCTGTTGATCGCCGGCGCGACCGGCCTCGTGGGCCGGTCCGTCCTGGAGCAGGCCCTGGCCGACCCCCGGTGGGACCGCGTGGTGGCCTTGGCTCGGAAACCGCTGGCCCCCCACCCCCGCCTCGAGGTCTGGACCGGCGACCCGGACCTGCTCGGCGGACTGCGTGCGCAGCGCGTGGATGCCGTGCTGATCGCCCTGGGCACCACCATGCGGCAGGTGGGCGGTGACCGCACGCGCTTCCGTCATGTGGACCATGAACTGGTGCTCGGCATCGGCCGATGGGCGCGTGCGATCGGCGTGCCGATGTGCGGGGTGGTGAGCGCCGTGGGTGCTGATGCACGCTCGGCCTTCTTCTACAACCGGGTGAAGGGCGAGATGGAGGCGGGCCTGCGTGCGTTGGGCTTCCCCGCGCTCCACGTGTTCCATCCCTCCATCCTCACGGGACCGAGAGCGGAACTGCGCGTGGGCGAGCGCATCGGCATCGCCCTTACGGCGGTCGTGGCCGCGCTGCTTCCCGATCGTTACAAGCCGATGCCGCATGATGTGCTGGCCTCGGCGCTGTTGTGCGCCGCCCGGCATCCCGGCACGGGCGTGCATGTGCATCACCACGCCGCCATCCGCCGCATGGCCGGTCAGAACACCACGGACTGA